A part of Sporomusaceae bacterium FL31 genomic DNA contains:
- a CDS encoding two-component sensor histidine kinase, with protein MFLNLRLKLTLINASVIFLLFVFLITGTYYFSHLQMTKRSQEIAQRIMAGIQSGEINDLPVRLFKELETPEKPEKPELPGTFRPLRPLRTSLEPPGELRPPGPRFFFVKTSENGKITFLSSDQPLAMDKLKVLVAATTAKKNMQGFVTLENNDYPYLKATTSDYETIIVFQDFTSENYMLRIQATAFVLAGLICILLSFCGSFFMANRAMGPIKKAWQQQQDFLSDASHELRTPLTVIQTTLDVVLGNQTETVASQNKWLQNIREESIQMASLVDSLLFLARADSNQQLLDKQPFSLDHALRQAVAPFEALAAVKNITLELFINNEIIFHGDEARLKQVIGILLDNAIRHTPESGHISIQLIRPENKTTLTITDSGEGIETVYLTKIFDRFYQVDKSRSKGGSGLGLAIAKWIVESHDGTISVISTPGTTTTFTVQLP; from the coding sequence ATGTTCCTTAATCTTCGTCTTAAATTAACGTTAATCAATGCCAGTGTAATCTTTCTGCTATTTGTATTTCTTATTACTGGTACTTATTATTTTTCACATCTTCAAATGACCAAACGTTCCCAGGAGATTGCTCAAAGAATCATGGCTGGTATTCAGTCAGGCGAAATAAACGATTTACCTGTACGGTTATTTAAGGAATTAGAGACACCTGAGAAGCCGGAAAAACCAGAACTGCCAGGAACATTTAGACCACTGAGACCACTTAGAACGTCGTTAGAACCACCAGGAGAGCTAAGACCACCAGGGCCAAGATTTTTTTTCGTGAAGACATCGGAAAACGGAAAGATAACCTTCTTGTCTTCCGATCAGCCGCTTGCTATGGATAAACTTAAAGTATTAGTTGCAGCCACAACAGCCAAAAAAAATATGCAGGGATTTGTAACATTAGAAAATAACGATTATCCCTATCTGAAAGCTACTACAAGTGATTATGAAACCATCATTGTTTTTCAGGATTTCACCTCTGAAAACTACATGCTGCGCATTCAGGCAACAGCTTTTGTCCTTGCCGGACTGATTTGCATCTTATTATCCTTTTGTGGTAGTTTTTTTATGGCCAATCGGGCCATGGGACCAATAAAAAAAGCCTGGCAGCAGCAGCAGGATTTTTTGTCTGATGCATCGCACGAACTTCGTACACCACTCACTGTTATTCAAACTACACTGGACGTTGTGCTCGGAAATCAAACTGAAACGGTAGCAAGCCAAAATAAATGGCTTCAGAATATCCGGGAAGAATCGATCCAGATGGCGTCCCTAGTAGATTCACTGCTTTTTTTGGCACGCGCCGATTCGAACCAGCAGTTACTCGACAAGCAGCCTTTTTCACTTGATCATGCTCTTAGACAGGCTGTTGCTCCCTTTGAAGCACTTGCCGCCGTAAAAAATATCACACTAGAACTATTCATTAATAACGAAATCATTTTTCATGGTGATGAAGCACGCCTAAAGCAGGTCATTGGTATTTTACTAGACAATGCCATCCGGCATACACCTGAAAGCGGTCATATCTCTATCCAATTAATCCGTCCTGAAAATAAAACAACGCTGACCATTACCGATTCGGGTGAAGGCATAGAAACTGTCTATCTGACTAAAATATTTGATCGTTTTTATCAAGTTGACAAATCACGCTCTAAGGGAGGATCAGGCCTGGGATTGGCAATTGCCAAATGGATTGTCGAAAGCCATGATGGTACCATTAGCGTAATAAGCACTCCTGGGACGACAACGACGTTTACTGTACAGCTGCCTTAA
- a CDS encoding DNA-binding response regulator has product MKLLLVEDELKLTGALSHILKKNGYSVDTAIDGETGIEMASTGFYDIIILDRMLPRRNGIAMLKELRSLGFDTPVLMLTAKDSPKDRVEGLDAGADDYVVKPFSTDELLARLRALTRRKSKDFIGDTVSIAGLTLNPLRGEVTKGNSVIHLSVKESLLLDLLMRNFGQVITKERILEKVWGYNSDTDIASVDLYIHYLRKKLNVKNIVTVRGVGYFLQEAENVP; this is encoded by the coding sequence ATGAAATTACTACTAGTGGAAGACGAACTAAAACTAACTGGAGCACTTTCACACATATTAAAGAAAAATGGCTATTCCGTAGATACAGCAATAGACGGAGAAACAGGTATTGAAATGGCATCTACCGGATTCTATGACATCATTATTTTAGATCGAATGCTGCCGCGCCGAAACGGCATCGCAATGCTGAAAGAATTACGCAGCCTTGGGTTTGATACTCCTGTTCTCATGCTAACGGCTAAGGATAGTCCTAAAGATCGAGTAGAAGGCTTGGATGCAGGTGCCGATGATTATGTAGTGAAGCCCTTTTCAACCGATGAACTGTTGGCCAGATTACGGGCGCTAACCCGCAGAAAAAGTAAGGATTTCATTGGTGACACGGTATCAATTGCTGGCCTGACACTGAATCCGCTGCGCGGTGAAGTCACAAAAGGAAATTCTGTTATTCATCTTTCAGTCAAAGAATCGCTACTATTAGATTTGTTAATGCGCAACTTTGGGCAGGTCATTACAAAGGAGCGCATCTTGGAAAAGGTTTGGGGTTACAACTCTGACACTGATATAGCCAGCGTTGATCTTTATATTCATTATTTACGCAAAAAACTCAATGTAAAAAACATTGTCACCGTACGAGGAGTGGGATATTTTCTCCAGGAGGCAGAAAATGTTCCTTAA